The genomic interval GGGATCGGCGGCGACCATCGGGCCGACGACATGCGCGGCGAGCGTGTCGACGGTGTCCCACCAGGGAGTGGTGACGACAAGATGCCGTACGACGGGCAGGAAGCCGGACGAGCAGCGCGCGACGTGGCGGCGCAGATAGTCGACGGCGAAGTAGTGGTACTCGCGCTCACGCAGGTCCCACGCCCTCAGCGCGATCGCCGTGCAGTCCGCCTCGTCGGGACGCGGGAGGCCGCTGAGGACCGTACGGGAGAGGACCCGGCGCTCGGGCGTGGGGATGCCGAGGAACGGTGCGATGCCCTTCATGTACGCCGCGGCCTGCGCGGCGCGCGTCGCGTCGGCGGCGGCCGGGTACACGGTGGTGAGCCGCTCCAGCACGGTGTCGGCGAGTTCGCTGGGCGGGACTCCCAAGGTCATGCGGTGCACATTACGGCGATCACATACCTTTCTCGGTTACTCTCCCCGGATGCTCCAGCCCGCCGCCGAGCCCGCGGCCCCGCCCGCACTCCCCCCGCCCGCTGTCCCTCCCGCCGTCCCGCCCGCCGGTTTCACTCTCCGCTGCACCAAGCTGCTGCTCTCCCCGTGGTCGCGGCTCTCGCTGCTCGTGGTGGTGCTGGCCTCGGCCGCGACGACGATGTTGGTCCTCGAACCGCAGCGGCTGATCGGCGCGGGCTGGCCGCCGCAGGTGAGCGGCGGCGCGGCCGTCGTGCTGTTCGGGGTCGCGTACGGGCTGTGCACCGCAGCGTTCGTGCCGCGGCCGCTTCTCAATCTGGCGGCGGGCGCCCTGTTCGGTTCTCAGGCCGGGCTCGCATCGGCCGTCGCGGGAACGGTACTTGGTGCCGGAATCGCATTCGGGCTCGGCCGCGTGCTCGGCCAGGACGCGCTGCGGCCGCTGCTGCGCGGGCGGGCGCTGCTGGCGGCGGACGGCCAGCTGAGCCGGCACGGATTCCGCACGATGCTGGCGATCCGGCTGTTCCCCGGTGTGCCGTTCGCGGCGGCCAATTACTGTGCGGCGGTCTCGCGCATGGGGTGGCTGCCGTTCCTGCTGGCGACGGGGCTCGGTTCGATCCCGAACACGGCGGCGTACGTCGTCGCGGGCAGCAGCGCTTCGTCCCCGACGTCCCCCGCCTTCCTGATCTCGATGGCGTGCATCGCGCTGCCCGCGCTGGGCGGGGCGGTGGTCGCCTGGCGAAAGCGCCACCGCCTGCGCGGCCGTTGATCCGGCGGATCGATCCATCGATCGAATCGATCCTTCGATAATCCAATCGATCGACGATCCAGCAGTCAGAGGGCTTCCAGCACAGTGGCGTTCGCGAGTCCGCCCGCCTCGCACATGGTCTGCAAGCCGTAGCGCGCTCCGCGTGCGCGCATCGCGTGGACGAGCGTGGTCATCAGCCGCGTGCCGCTGGCCCCCAGCGGGTGCCCCAGCGCGATCGCGCCGCCGTGCACGTTCACCTTCTCCGGGTCGGCGCCCGTCTCCTGGAGCCAGGCGAGGACGACGCTCGCGAACGCCTCGTTGACCTCGAAGAGATCGATGTCGTCCAGGCCGAGACCGGCCCGCTGCAGCACCTTCTCGGTGGCGGGCAGCACGCCGGTGAGCATCAGCAGCGGGTCCGAGCCGGTGACGGCGAAGCTGTGCAGCCGGGCGAGGGGGCGCAGGCCGAGCCGCGTGGCCGTCTCGCCGGACGTGATCAGTACGGCCGATGCACCGTCGTTGACGGGGCTGCTGTTCCCCGCGGTGACCGACCAGTCGATCTGCGGGAACCGCTCGGCGAAGACGGGGTCGACGAAGGACGGCTTCAGGCCGGCGAGTATCTCCGGTGTGGTGGCGGGCCGTACGGACTCGTCGGCTGCCACCCCGGCGATGGGCGCGATCTCGGCGCCGAAGAGACCGTCGGCCTGTGCCCGCGCGGCCCGCCGGTGCGAGGTGGTGGCGAACTCGTCCATCTGCTCCCGGCCGATGGACCACTTCGCGGCGATGAGCTCGGCGCTGATGCCCTGCGGGACGAGCCCCTCCGGATAGCGGGCGGCGACACCGGGGCCGAAGGGGTCGGCGCCCGCGGGCACGTTCGACCACATCGGTACGCGGCTCATCGACTCGACGCCGCAGGCCACGACCATGTCGTACGCACCGGACATGACGCCCTGTGCGGCAAAGTGCACGGCCTGCTGGGAGGAGCCGCACTGCCGGTCCACGGTGGTGGCGGGCACGGCCTCGGGGAATCCGGCCGACAGCCAGGCGTACCGGGTGGTGTTCATGGCCTGTTCGCCGACCTGGTCCACGGTGCCGCCGACGACGTCGTCGACGAGGGCGGGGTCGATGCCGCTGCGGTCGACGAGAGCCCGCAGCGCGCGGGCGAGCAGCTCGACGGGGTGTACGTGGCTGAGGGCGCCGTTGGCCTTGCCCTTGCCGATGGGAGTACGTACCGCTTCGACGATGACGGCGTCACGCATGGGTGTCTCCTTGCCCAGCCAGTGAGGGTTAGTTGGAAAACTGGATCCACAATAACTCCGCGAGTTGGAAAAACAAACCCTCCCCCTTAGAGTGGCCGCATGAAGGACCCTCGCCCGTGCTCGATCGCCGACACCCTCGCCCTCGTGGGCGAGAAGTACTCGCTGCTCGTACTCCGCGAGGTGTTCCTGGGCGTACGGCGCTTCGACCGCATCGCGCGCAACATCGGCGCCCCGCGCGACATCCTCACCACGCGCCTGCGCCGCCTCGTCGAGGCCGGAGTACTGGAGAAGGTCCCCTACAACGAGCGCCCCCAGCGCTTCGAGTACCGCCCCACAGAGGCGGGCCTCGAACTGGAACCCGTACTGCTCACACTCATGGCCTGGGGCGACCGTCACCTCGCCGACAAGCCCCCGGTGGATCTCGAACACTCCTGCGGCGCCCGGCTGACCCCTGTCGTCACCTGCGCGACCTGCGGCGACAAGGTCGAACACGACGCCCTGACCCCGCACGTCCGCGCGCCCGGCTGGACACCGGCGGGCCCGGTCTCCACCTGATCCGGTACGGATACGGGGGCTTCCCGCAGCGGCGTTCCGCGCGGACGATACGCTGCGCACCAACTGACCTGACGGCACCTGCACGCTGCTGCACAAATACATCTGGGACGGCATTAGCCCCATGAGTTGGTTCGAATCATTCATCCTCGGACTCGTCCAGGGGCTCACCGAGTTTCTGCCGATCTCGTCCAGCGCCCATCTGCGGCTCACGGCGGCTTTCGCCGGCTGGCACGACCCGGGTGCGGCCTTCACCGCGATCACCCAGATCGGCACCGAGGCGGCCGTCCTCATCTACTTCCGCAAGGACATCGCCCGGATCATCTCCGCGTGGTGCCGGTCCCTCTTCGACCGCTCGATGCGCGGGGACCACGACGCCAAGATGGGCTGGCTCGTCATCGTCGGCTCGATCCCCATCGGCGTGCTCGGTGTCACCTTCAAGGACGAGATCGAGGGCCCGTTCCGCGATCTGCGCCTGATCGCCACCACGCTGATCGTCATGGGCATCGTCCTCGGCATCGCCGACCGCCTCGCGGCCCGCGACGAAGAGGGCGGCAAGCACCGGGCGGTCAAGGAGCGCAAGACGCTCAGGGAACTCGGCGTGCGAGACGGTCTGATCTTCGGCGTCTGTCAGGCGATGGCCCTGATCCCGGGCGTCTCCCGCTCCGGCGCCACGATCAGTGGTGGCCTCCTGATGGGCTACACCCGCGAGGCGGCGGCCCGTTACTCCTTCCTGCTGGCCATTCCCGCCGTGCTGGCGTCAGGCGCGTTCGAGCTCAAGGACGCGAGCGAGGGCGGCCATGTGTCGTGGGGCCCGACGATCTTCGCGACGATCATCGCTTTCGTCGTCGGATACGCGGTCATCGCATGGTTCATGAAGTTCATTACGACCAAGAGCTTCATGCCGTTCGTGATCTACCGGATCGTGCTCGGCATCGTGCTGTTCATCCTGGTCGGCATGGGCGTACTGAGCCCGCACGCGGGCGAGTCGGCAGGCTGATCAAGGCAGGCCGCCAGGCCGGCCGATCACCAATGCGAGGGGCGAGTCAGTGACGGCGAAAGCCTGGTACTGGCGTCGCCCTTCGCCGCGTTGACCTGGGACTGCGTCAGGAAGAAACTCCCCGTGAGGTCGGCGCCGCCGAGGTCCGCGTCCCGCAGGTCGGCGCCGATCAGGTCGGCCACCCTCAGGTCGGCACCCCTGAGGTCGGCGCCGATGAGGTAGGCGCCTCTCAGGTTCGCACCGTGCAGATCGGCGCCCCTGAGGTCGGCCCCGATGAGGTCGGCGCCCCTGCGGTCCTTCTTCTTGGTTCCCTTGCGGCCCTTCTGGTGCCGGACTCCGGCCCGGACCAGTTCGCTCGTACGCAGCAGCAGAACGTTCACCTCCTGCCGGTGCGCCGCCACGTCCAGCTCCAGCAGCGAGTCGGGGCTCCCCTGCGAGAGGCGTTCGATCGTGTCGAAGGCGACGCGGAGGTCGGCGTGTATCTCGCGGGCCGGTTTCAGCGTCAGGGCCTCGGTCAGGTACCAGAGCAGCTCGTGGAGCTGGCGCACGACGGGGAGCAGGGCGAACATCTGCGGTGCGGTCTGCGGTGCCTGCCGCCAGTCCTGTCCCGCGTAGGTCACCTGGGAGATCTTCTGGCCCGCGCCGAAGCAGTCGTACACGGTGCAGCCCTGAAAGCCCTGCGGCCTCAGGCGCTCGTGAATGCCGCAACGGAAGTCCGTGTCCAGATTGGGGCACGGCTGCCCGGCGTCCTTGTCGATCGCGAAGTCCGCGGAGGCCGAGAAGGCCAGTGCGACACAACACAGTCCGAAGCAATTCCCGCAGTCGGACCGGAGGACGGAGACACCGCGGCCGGGGCGGGATTCGGCGAGTTCGCGCTGATCGGACAAGGTGCGCAGTCTCCTGGCGTACGGCGGGCTCCGCGGCTCGGCGCCCGGCTCCCCCACCGTATCCGGTGGTCCCACAGCGAAAACCGCTGACGCCCTGGTGCTTACTGTCAGTGCCTGCGCGTACTCTTATCGCATGTACCGCTCTCCCCCGCCGTCTGGTTCCGTGCGCCCCCTCACCGAGGCGAACGAGGCGATCCGCGCGCTGGTCGAGTCGCGCGCGGACGGCGCATGGCCTGCGGACGAGTACGAATCGCTGCTCCTGCAGTGGGCCGCGGCGGTGCGCGGCGAGGTGGCCGAAGCCGCCTGACGCTCCGGGGCGCCGCTGCTCACGCGGTGTGCACGGGCAGAGCGCGGGCCCAAGTGGGGCAACCGCCGTTCCGCAGAGATCCCCGAACACAACCCGTACAGATCATCGAGCGCCGAGTAGCGCCGTACGGGCTCTTGGCGCGGAGCCCGCGCTGCCACAGACTGAGCCGATGACACAGCGTGTGGAGCTTGCGACCGTGCTGGACCGACTGGCCGTCGATGCGGTGATCACCGGGTACGCGGTCGCCGTGGACGACGCCAACTGGTCCGACTACCGCGCCCTGTTCACCCCGGACGGCCGCGCCGACTACCGCACGGCGGGCGGCATCGAGGGCCCCGCCACCGAAGTCGCCGACTGGCTGGCCGAGACGATGCGGCTCTTCCCCGTACGTCAGCACCTCATCGTCAACCGGCGCCTGCGGCTGGAGGACCTGCACGGGGACACGGGCGACCGGGCGGAGCTCCAGGCCGACTATGTGAACCCGATGCGTTTCGAAGCCGTGCCCGGCGGCGATTCCGAATCCTCCACGGCCCCCAATTTCCTGTCCGGCGGGCGGTACACCTTCGGTCTGCGGCGCACGGAAAGCGGCTGGCTGTTGCGTTCCGTGGTCGTCCACGAGAAGTGGCGGCGTACGAGCTACTGATCCGCCGCGGCGCCCCGCCGCCCACTGTCCGCGATCGCCGCGCTCATCCACACTGGGGACAGGACTAGGAGGCGCAGCATGCGGATTCCGGCCGACCGGTGGGACTGGCTGTCGTCGCGCTGGCGGCGCGGCGCGGTCGCGGTGGTGCTCGGCGCGCTCCCCGCACTGGCCTTCCCCGAGCCGTCGCTTTGGTGGTTCGCGTACGTCGCCCTGGTGCCGTGGATGCTGCTGATCCGCACGGCGCCGACGGGCCGGCGCGCGGCGCTGGACGGCTGGCTGGGCGGCATCGGCTTCATGATCGCTGTGCATCACTGGCTGGTGCCGAGCCTGCATGTGTTCATCGTGGTCCTGGCCGGGCTGCTGGCTGTGCTCTGGCTGCCCTGGGGCTGGCTGGTCAGAAAGATGCTCGGAGGTACGCCGTCACTCACCCGGGCTACGGCCGCCCTGGTAGTCGTCCCCTCCGGTTGGCTGACGGCCGAACTGGTCAGGTCCTGGGAGGGGCTGGGCGGACCCTGGGGGCTGCTCGGGTCGAGCCAGTGGCAGGTCGACCCGGCGCTGCGGCTGGCTTCGCTCGGCGGCATCTGGCTGGTGAGCCTCCTGGTGGTCGCGGTGAACACCGGCATCACCGTGCTCGTGGCAGTGCCCTCCGCCCGCAAACCGGCGGCGGCCGGGGTGGTGGGCTGTGCGGTGGCGGCGGGCGCGGCCTGGGCGTGGGCGCCGCGCACCGAGGAGACCGGCCGGGTGCGGGTCGCGGTCGTTCAGCCCGGAATCGTCGGCGCCCAGGGTGGCCTCAGCGGCCGCGAGGGGCGCTTCGCGCGCAGCGAGGCGCTCACCCGAGACCTCGCCGGGCAGGACCTCGATCTGGTGGTCTGGGGCGAGAGCAGCGTCGGCCAGGACCTGGCGGCCCGCCCCGATCTGGCGGACAGAATAGCCGCTCTGTCCCGGACCGTCGGCGCCCCTCTGCTGGTCAATGTGGACGCGCGGCGCTCCGACCGGCCCGGCATCTTCAAGAGCTCCGTGCTCGTCGGCCCGCAGGGCCCGACCGGCAACCGCTACGACAAGATGCGCCTGGTCCCCTTCGGCGAGTACATCCCGGCGCGCGATGTGCTCGGCTGGGCCACATCGGTGGGCAAGGCCGCGGCCGAGGACCGCAGGCGCGGCGAGAGCCCGGTGGTGATGACCCTGCCGGGCAGCGGCACGGCCGGCCTGCGGGTGGGTCCGCTGGTGTGCTTCGAGTCGGCGTTCCCCGACATGAGCAGGAAGCTGACCCGGAGCGGCGCCCAGGTCCTGGTCACGCAGTCGGCGACCTCGACGTTCCAGGAGAGCTGGGCGCCCGAGCAGCACGCCTCGCTCGCGGCAGTGCGGGCGGCGGAGAACGGCCGCCCCGTCGTGCACGCGACCCTGACCGGTGTCACCGCGGTGTACGGCCAGGACGGCGAAAGGATCGGCTCGACACTGGGTACGGACGACAGCGCGTCCGCGGTGTACGACATCCCGCTGGCCCAGGGCACCACGGTGTTCGTCCGCACCGGCGACTGGGCGGTCTACAGCGCACTGGCCGTGCTGGCGCTGCTGTGCGTGGCCGAGGGCGTACGGGCCCTCAGGCGGCCTGCTCCTGAGCCGCCCGAACCACCCGCTCGCACAGCTCGTGAGTCAGCAGCGCATCCTGGGCGCTGAGCAGCTTTCCGGCCCGTACGGCATCGAGGAAGGACACGACGGCCTGCTCGATGCCGCGCTGGCGAGCCACCGGCACCCAGTCCCCGCGGCGGCGGACGGTCGGCTGCCCCTTGTGGTCCACGACCTCGGCGAGGTTGATGACCTGGCGCTTGGTGTCCTGCCCGGAGACTTCGAGAATCTCCTCGGTGGATCCGTTCATCCTGTTCATGGTGCCGATGGCGGTGAATCCCGCACCGGAGAGCTGGAGGACGACGTGGTGCATCAGCCCGTCGACAACCCTGGCCCGTACGTCGATGTGGTCGACCGTTCCGGGCACCAGGAAGCGCAGGGTGTCGACGACATGGATGAAGTCGTCGAGGACGAGGCTGCGCGGCTCCTCGGGGAGGCCGACGCGGTTCTTCTGCATGAAGATCAGGTCGCGCGGATGCTCGATGCATTGTGCGTAACCGGGCGCGAGACGGCGGTTGAAGCCGACGGCCAGGCTGACGCCGCGCTCGTCCGCGAGGCGCACCAGCCGCTCGGAGTCGGCGAGTTCGTACGCGAGGGGCTTGTCGACGTACGTCGGTACGTCCGCTTCCAGGAGCCGGGTCACGATCTCGGGGTGCACGGCGGTGGGCGCGTGTACGAACGCGGCGTCCAGGCCCTGGGCGAGCAGCGCGTCGACGCCGGTGTGGCGCTGGGCCGGTGGGATGCGGTAGGTCTCGGAGACCCGCTCCAGGGTGGTGGGAGTGCGGGTCTGCAGGTGGAGTTCGAGCCCCGGCACGGTCGTCAGTACGGGCAGATATGCCTTCTGCGCGATGTCTCCGAGACCGATGACGCCGACCTTCACAGGGGCCTCCCTAACGCTGACTTACTGGTTCCGGACCTGAGAGTCCCGTGCCTCGGCAGCATACGTGCGCTGCGGCGGCTGCCAGTCGGCGATGCGGTCGAAGGCGCGCAGGGCGAGGCCGGGGCCGAAGCGGGCGAGGGTCATCAGGGTGTCGCGCGCGGCGACGGCGGGGGCGCTGCTGAGGGACACCAGCTTGGCGATCTGCGCCGACTTCCGGACGATGCCGCTGGTACGCGGCAACCGGTCGGCGCTGTACGCCGCGAGGCCGGCCCCGAGGGCACCGGCGTCCGGGATGTGGTGCGCGAGGACGATGCCGTCCTCGATGGCCTGGTTGCCGCCCTGCCCCATGGTCGGGGCCATGGCGTGCGCGGCGTCGCCGAGCAGCGCGGTCCTGCCCCGGTGGAAGGCGGGCAGGGGCGTGATCAGGTGGTGTACGTCGTGCCGCAGGACCTGGCCGGGTTCGGCGGCAGCGATGATCCCGGGTACCGGGTCGTGCCAGTCGCCGAACCTGCGCAGCAGTTCGGCCTTCTCGCCGTCGGGCGCGTGGCCTCCGGCGGGGGTCACGGCAGCGGCGTACGCGTAGACGCGGCCGTCCTTGAGCGGCTGGGTGCCCCACAGGGCGCCGCGGCCCCAGGTCTCGTGCGGGGCGAAGGGCCGGCCGGGGGCGGGCACGACGACGCGCCAGGTGGTGATTCCGGCGTACGCGGGGCCGGGGTGGCCGGGGAACAGGGCGCGGCGCATCGCGGAGTTGATGCCGTCGGCGCCGATGACGAGGTCGGCCTCGATGTCCCCGTCGGGCGTACTGACCACGGCTTTGCGGCCGCCGTGCCCGTCGGCCGCGGCCGCCGTGCCCGGGTCGGCGAGCGACGCCGCTGCCCCGGTGCGTACGGCGTCGTCGGGCAGGCGGGAGACGAGGCGGTCGACGAGGATGGCGCGGTGGACGAGGACGAGGGGGCCGCCGAAGCGTTCGGTGGCGGCGGAACTGCTCATCCGGGAGAGCCAGCGCCCGGATGGGGTGCGCATGCCGCCGTCGCCCTGCCACGCGGCCAGTGCGCGGATCTCGTCGCCGAGGCCGATGACGTCGAGGGCCCGGTGCGCGTTGGGGGCGAGGCCGATGCCGGCGCCGACGGCTTCCAGGGCCGGGGCGCGCTCCAGGA from Streptomyces spiramyceticus carries:
- a CDS encoding pentapeptide repeat-containing protein, yielding MSDQRELAESRPGRGVSVLRSDCGNCFGLCCVALAFSASADFAIDKDAGQPCPNLDTDFRCGIHERLRPQGFQGCTVYDCFGAGQKISQVTYAGQDWRQAPQTAPQMFALLPVVRQLHELLWYLTEALTLKPAREIHADLRVAFDTIERLSQGSPDSLLELDVAAHRQEVNVLLLRTSELVRAGVRHQKGRKGTKKKDRRGADLIGADLRGADLHGANLRGAYLIGADLRGADLRVADLIGADLRDADLGGADLTGSFFLTQSQVNAAKGDASTRLSPSLTRPSHW
- a CDS encoding TVP38/TMEM64 family protein; its protein translation is MLQPAAEPAAPPALPPPAVPPAVPPAGFTLRCTKLLLSPWSRLSLLVVVLASAATTMLVLEPQRLIGAGWPPQVSGGAAVVLFGVAYGLCTAAFVPRPLLNLAAGALFGSQAGLASAVAGTVLGAGIAFGLGRVLGQDALRPLLRGRALLAADGQLSRHGFRTMLAIRLFPGVPFAAANYCAAVSRMGWLPFLLATGLGSIPNTAAYVVAGSSASSPTSPAFLISMACIALPALGGAVVAWRKRHRLRGR
- a CDS encoding Gfo/Idh/MocA family protein yields the protein MKVGVIGLGDIAQKAYLPVLTTVPGLELHLQTRTPTTLERVSETYRIPPAQRHTGVDALLAQGLDAAFVHAPTAVHPEIVTRLLEADVPTYVDKPLAYELADSERLVRLADERGVSLAVGFNRRLAPGYAQCIEHPRDLIFMQKNRVGLPEEPRSLVLDDFIHVVDTLRFLVPGTVDHIDVRARVVDGLMHHVVLQLSGAGFTAIGTMNRMNGSTEEILEVSGQDTKRQVINLAEVVDHKGQPTVRRRGDWVPVARQRGIEQAVVSFLDAVRAGKLLSAQDALLTHELCERVVRAAQEQAA
- a CDS encoding winged helix-turn-helix transcriptional regulator; protein product: MKDPRPCSIADTLALVGEKYSLLVLREVFLGVRRFDRIARNIGAPRDILTTRLRRLVEAGVLEKVPYNERPQRFEYRPTEAGLELEPVLLTLMAWGDRHLADKPPVDLEHSCGARLTPVVTCATCGDKVEHDALTPHVRAPGWTPAGPVST
- a CDS encoding DNA alkylation repair protein, producing the protein MTLGVPPSELADTVLERLTTVYPAAADATRAAQAAAYMKGIAPFLGIPTPERRVLSRTVLSGLPRPDEADCTAIALRAWDLREREYHYFAVDYLRRHVARCSSGFLPVVRHLVVTTPWWDTVDTLAAHVVGPMVAADPELKAVMDAWIEDANLWVARTALLHQLRYKEATDAERLFGYCLRQSRHADFFIRKAIGWSLREYAKTDPAAVRDFVEGSRDRLAPLSVREALKNL
- a CDS encoding FAD-dependent monooxygenase produces the protein MRTTPKPHAVVVGGGIGGLTAAVALHQRGWHVTVLERAPALEAVGAGIGLAPNAHRALDVIGLGDEIRALAAWQGDGGMRTPSGRWLSRMSSSAATERFGGPLVLVHRAILVDRLVSRLPDDAVRTGAAASLADPGTAAAADGHGGRKAVVSTPDGDIEADLVIGADGINSAMRRALFPGHPGPAYAGITTWRVVVPAPGRPFAPHETWGRGALWGTQPLKDGRVYAYAAAVTPAGGHAPDGEKAELLRRFGDWHDPVPGIIAAAEPGQVLRHDVHHLITPLPAFHRGRTALLGDAAHAMAPTMGQGGNQAIEDGIVLAHHIPDAGALGAGLAAYSADRLPRTSGIVRKSAQIAKLVSLSSAPAVAARDTLMTLARFGPGLALRAFDRIADWQPPQRTYAAEARDSQVRNQ
- a CDS encoding thiolase family protein, whose translation is MRDAVIVEAVRTPIGKGKANGALSHVHPVELLARALRALVDRSGIDPALVDDVVGGTVDQVGEQAMNTTRYAWLSAGFPEAVPATTVDRQCGSSQQAVHFAAQGVMSGAYDMVVACGVESMSRVPMWSNVPAGADPFGPGVAARYPEGLVPQGISAELIAAKWSIGREQMDEFATTSHRRAARAQADGLFGAEIAPIAGVAADESVRPATTPEILAGLKPSFVDPVFAERFPQIDWSVTAGNSSPVNDGASAVLITSGETATRLGLRPLARLHSFAVTGSDPLLMLTGVLPATEKVLQRAGLGLDDIDLFEVNEAFASVVLAWLQETGADPEKVNVHGGAIALGHPLGASGTRLMTTLVHAMRARGARYGLQTMCEAGGLANATVLEAL
- the lnt gene encoding apolipoprotein N-acyltransferase yields the protein MRIPADRWDWLSSRWRRGAVAVVLGALPALAFPEPSLWWFAYVALVPWMLLIRTAPTGRRAALDGWLGGIGFMIAVHHWLVPSLHVFIVVLAGLLAVLWLPWGWLVRKMLGGTPSLTRATAALVVVPSGWLTAELVRSWEGLGGPWGLLGSSQWQVDPALRLASLGGIWLVSLLVVAVNTGITVLVAVPSARKPAAAGVVGCAVAAGAAWAWAPRTEETGRVRVAVVQPGIVGAQGGLSGREGRFARSEALTRDLAGQDLDLVVWGESSVGQDLAARPDLADRIAALSRTVGAPLLVNVDARRSDRPGIFKSSVLVGPQGPTGNRYDKMRLVPFGEYIPARDVLGWATSVGKAAAEDRRRGESPVVMTLPGSGTAGLRVGPLVCFESAFPDMSRKLTRSGAQVLVTQSATSTFQESWAPEQHASLAAVRAAENGRPVVHATLTGVTAVYGQDGERIGSTLGTDDSASAVYDIPLAQGTTVFVRTGDWAVYSALAVLALLCVAEGVRALRRPAPEPPEPPARTARESAAHPGR
- a CDS encoding undecaprenyl-diphosphate phosphatase: MSWFESFILGLVQGLTEFLPISSSAHLRLTAAFAGWHDPGAAFTAITQIGTEAAVLIYFRKDIARIISAWCRSLFDRSMRGDHDAKMGWLVIVGSIPIGVLGVTFKDEIEGPFRDLRLIATTLIVMGIVLGIADRLAARDEEGGKHRAVKERKTLRELGVRDGLIFGVCQAMALIPGVSRSGATISGGLLMGYTREAAARYSFLLAIPAVLASGAFELKDASEGGHVSWGPTIFATIIAFVVGYAVIAWFMKFITTKSFMPFVIYRIVLGIVLFILVGMGVLSPHAGESAG
- a CDS encoding nuclear transport factor 2 family protein produces the protein MTQRVELATVLDRLAVDAVITGYAVAVDDANWSDYRALFTPDGRADYRTAGGIEGPATEVADWLAETMRLFPVRQHLIVNRRLRLEDLHGDTGDRAELQADYVNPMRFEAVPGGDSESSTAPNFLSGGRYTFGLRRTESGWLLRSVVVHEKWRRTSY